In a genomic window of Amycolatopsis japonica:
- a CDS encoding helix-turn-helix domain-containing protein, whose protein sequence is MAGLPPRKRIEDVELMRALAHPLRSALVDHLMAVGPRTASECAAAVGSTASNCSWHLRQLARHGLVERVEGEDGRERPWRACQVGIEFGDDPELHGAQLAVVGTTLAREKELTERYLDAADRLGKEWRDASGINNYSLRVTAAELEELVQRIDALVRPYVGAIREDAPAEALPVHLGLRAFLRIDAEGKPGR, encoded by the coding sequence ATGGCCGGGTTACCGCCGCGCAAGCGGATCGAAGACGTCGAGCTGATGCGGGCGTTGGCGCATCCGCTGCGTTCGGCGCTGGTGGACCACCTCATGGCGGTCGGCCCGCGGACCGCGAGCGAGTGCGCGGCGGCCGTCGGCTCGACCGCCTCGAACTGCAGCTGGCATCTGCGTCAGCTGGCGCGGCACGGTCTCGTGGAGCGGGTCGAGGGGGAGGACGGGCGGGAGCGGCCGTGGCGGGCGTGCCAGGTCGGCATCGAGTTCGGTGACGACCCGGAGCTGCACGGGGCGCAGCTGGCGGTCGTGGGCACCACCCTCGCGAGGGAAAAGGAGCTGACCGAGCGCTATCTCGACGCCGCCGACCGGCTCGGCAAGGAGTGGCGGGACGCGTCGGGGATCAACAACTACTCGCTGCGGGTGACCGCCGCCGAGCTGGAAGAGCTGGTCCAGCGGATCGACGCGCTCGTGCGGCCCTACGTCGGCGCGATCCGTGAAGACGCTCCCGCGGAGGCGCTCCCGGTCCACTTGGGACTGCGGGCGTTCCTCCGCATCGACGCCGAGGGGAAACCGGGCAGATGA
- a CDS encoding vWA domain-containing protein has product MTQPEGYSYGPWHDGPDPLAPPADLRDALDEIGRDVMAGASPRSALEELLRRGTPRTAGLDELTRRLWQRRSEIQRRHRLDGTLQEVQRLLDQALEAERRELFPDPDDDARFREAQLDALPPGTAAAVRELAEYDWRSREGRENYEKIRDLLGRELLDSRFEGMKEALRNAGPEQVEQANRMLADLNDLLAAHAQGREDVPERFAEFMRRHGEFFPENPKNVEELIDVLAARAAAAQRMLNSMTPEQRAELAELSQQAFGDPRLAQQLSTLDAQLRALRPGEDWTSSERFRGNDPMGLGEGARAMSDLAELDALAEQLGQSYPGARLEDIDVDALERQLGPDAGVDARRLSELERELRRQGLFERAPDGTLRLSPKALRRLGETALADVVHALRGKTGQRETESAGAAGEPTGATRPWRFGDMQPWDVSRTVRNSVLRSVSVGERSVRMDVSDVEVIETEHRSRAAVALLVDTSWSMVQEGRWLPMKRTALALHQLISTRFRNDALQLITFGRYATSVELAELVGLEGAWEQGTNAHHALLLAGRHLRRHPDAQPVVLMVTDGEPTAHLEPDGSAEFDYPPQPRTLLKTLSEVDRMAKLGASVTVFRLGDDPRLTEFVDLLARRSGGRVVAPDLDGLGAAVVGDYLRTRKR; this is encoded by the coding sequence ATGACACAGCCGGAGGGGTATTCGTACGGGCCGTGGCACGACGGTCCCGATCCGCTGGCACCGCCCGCCGATCTGCGGGACGCGCTCGACGAGATCGGCCGTGACGTCATGGCCGGCGCGTCGCCCCGGTCCGCGCTCGAAGAGCTGCTGCGGCGCGGTACCCCGCGCACCGCGGGGCTCGACGAGCTGACCAGACGGCTCTGGCAGCGCCGGTCGGAGATCCAGCGGCGGCACCGGCTCGACGGCACACTCCAAGAGGTCCAGCGGCTTCTCGACCAGGCGCTGGAGGCCGAGCGGCGCGAACTGTTCCCCGATCCGGACGACGACGCCCGTTTCCGCGAGGCGCAACTGGATGCGTTGCCGCCGGGAACGGCCGCGGCGGTGCGCGAACTCGCCGAGTACGACTGGCGTTCGCGGGAGGGCAGGGAGAACTACGAGAAGATCCGCGACCTGCTCGGCCGTGAGCTGCTGGATTCCCGGTTCGAAGGGATGAAGGAGGCACTGCGGAACGCCGGGCCGGAACAGGTCGAGCAGGCGAACCGTATGCTCGCCGACCTCAACGACCTCCTGGCCGCGCACGCCCAGGGCCGTGAGGACGTCCCGGAACGGTTCGCGGAGTTCATGCGTCGGCACGGCGAGTTCTTCCCGGAGAACCCGAAGAACGTCGAGGAGCTGATCGACGTCCTCGCCGCCCGCGCCGCGGCCGCGCAGCGGATGCTGAACTCGATGACTCCCGAGCAGCGGGCCGAACTGGCCGAACTGTCCCAGCAGGCGTTCGGCGACCCTCGGCTGGCGCAGCAACTGTCCACTTTGGATGCTCAGCTGCGGGCGTTGCGGCCCGGTGAGGACTGGACGTCTTCGGAACGGTTCCGTGGCAACGATCCGATGGGCCTCGGCGAGGGTGCCCGGGCGATGTCCGATCTCGCCGAACTCGACGCGCTGGCCGAGCAGCTCGGCCAGTCGTATCCCGGCGCCAGGCTGGAGGACATCGACGTCGACGCGCTGGAACGCCAGCTCGGGCCGGACGCCGGGGTCGACGCGCGGCGGCTGTCCGAACTGGAACGCGAGCTGCGGCGGCAAGGACTTTTCGAACGTGCTCCCGATGGCACGCTTCGCTTGTCTCCCAAGGCTTTGCGGAGGTTAGGCGAGACGGCGCTCGCAGACGTCGTGCACGCGCTGCGAGGCAAGACCGGGCAACGGGAGACCGAGTCCGCCGGCGCCGCGGGCGAACCGACCGGCGCGACGAGGCCGTGGCGGTTCGGGGACATGCAGCCGTGGGACGTCTCCAGGACGGTCCGCAACTCCGTCCTGCGCTCGGTTTCGGTGGGGGAGCGATCAGTCCGGATGGACGTCTCCGACGTCGAGGTGATCGAGACCGAGCACCGGTCGCGCGCGGCGGTGGCGTTGCTCGTGGACACCTCGTGGTCGATGGTGCAGGAGGGCCGCTGGCTGCCGATGAAGCGGACGGCGCTCGCGCTGCACCAGCTGATCAGCACCCGGTTCCGCAACGACGCTCTCCAGCTGATCACCTTCGGCCGCTACGCGACATCGGTCGAGCTGGCCGAATTGGTGGGCCTGGAAGGCGCTTGGGAACAGGGCACCAACGCCCACCACGCGCTGCTCCTGGCCGGGCGGCATCTGCGGCGGCATCCAGACGCGCAGCCGGTGGTCCTGATGGTCACCGACGGCGAGCCGACCGCGCATCTGGAACCGGACGGATCGGCGGAATTCGACTATCCGCCCCAGCCGAGGACGTTGCTGAAGACCCTGTCCGAAGTGGACCGGATGGCGAAGCTGGGCGCGTCGGTGACGGTGTTCCGGCTCGGGGACGACCCGCGGCTGACGGAGTTCGTCGACCTGCTCGCCCGCCGCTCCGGCGGCCGGGTGGTCGCTCCCGACCTCGACGGGCTCGGTGCCGCCGTGGTCGGCGACTACCTGCGGACCAGGAAGCGCTGA
- a CDS encoding ATP-binding protein gives MNDVPANLPRTAGDLRAAGHLPRSINQELHDNLLAKLRAGEDAWPGIVGFSRTVLPQLERALLAGHDVVLLGERGQGKTRLLRTLVGLLDEWTPVIEGAELGEHPLDPITPESRRRAAELGDALPVAWRHREDRYTEKLATPDTSVGDLIGDVDPVKVAEGRSLGDPETIHFGLVPRAHRGIVAINELPDLAERIQVALLNVMEERDIQVRGYTLRLPLDVLLVATANPEDYTNRGRIITPLKDRFGAEIRTHYPLDVEAEIAVVRQEAHLVAEVGEPLLEVLARFVRNLRESPVIDQRSGVSARFAVAAAETVGAAALRRSALTGEEPAVARPVDLDAVPAVLRGKLEFEPGEEGRETEHLVHLLRRAVAETARSRFAGLDLLPLADAVESGHLVATGERVPGKDVLAALPELPVLHDVAARAGVAPDEPAGRIAAAVELALESLFLSRRLAKDSDDSTTVYGR, from the coding sequence GTGAACGATGTTCCCGCAAACCTGCCCCGGACCGCCGGGGACCTCCGCGCGGCGGGTCACCTGCCGCGGTCGATCAACCAAGAACTGCACGACAACCTGCTCGCCAAGCTCCGTGCCGGCGAAGACGCCTGGCCCGGGATCGTCGGCTTCTCGCGCACGGTTCTGCCGCAGCTGGAACGCGCGCTCCTGGCCGGCCACGACGTCGTCCTCCTCGGCGAACGCGGCCAGGGCAAGACCCGGCTGCTGCGGACCCTCGTGGGACTTCTCGACGAATGGACGCCCGTCATCGAGGGTGCCGAACTGGGCGAGCACCCGCTCGACCCGATCACCCCGGAGTCGCGCCGCCGCGCCGCCGAACTCGGCGACGCCCTCCCCGTGGCCTGGCGCCACCGCGAAGACCGGTACACGGAGAAGCTGGCCACGCCGGACACCTCGGTCGGTGACCTCATCGGCGACGTCGACCCGGTGAAGGTCGCGGAAGGCCGCAGCCTCGGCGATCCCGAGACCATCCACTTCGGACTCGTCCCGCGCGCCCACCGCGGCATCGTGGCGATCAACGAGCTGCCGGACCTCGCCGAACGCATCCAGGTCGCGCTGCTGAACGTGATGGAGGAACGCGACATCCAGGTGCGCGGCTACACCCTGCGCCTGCCGCTGGACGTGCTGCTGGTGGCGACCGCCAACCCTGAGGACTACACCAACCGCGGCCGCATCATCACCCCGCTCAAGGACCGGTTCGGCGCCGAGATCCGCACCCACTACCCGCTCGACGTCGAGGCGGAGATCGCGGTCGTGCGGCAGGAGGCCCATCTGGTCGCCGAGGTCGGCGAGCCGCTGCTGGAGGTGCTCGCCCGGTTCGTGCGGAACCTGCGTGAGTCGCCGGTGATCGACCAGCGGTCCGGCGTTTCGGCGCGGTTCGCCGTCGCGGCGGCGGAAACGGTCGGCGCCGCGGCGTTGCGCCGGTCCGCGCTGACCGGTGAGGAGCCCGCGGTGGCGCGCCCGGTCGATCTCGACGCCGTGCCCGCCGTCCTGCGCGGCAAGCTCGAATTCGAGCCGGGGGAGGAGGGACGCGAGACCGAACACCTCGTGCACCTGCTGCGCCGGGCGGTCGCGGAGACGGCCCGCTCGCGGTTCGCGGGCCTGGACCTGCTGCCGCTGGCCGACGCCGTCGAGTCCGGGCATCTGGTCGCCACCGGGGAACGCGTGCCCGGCAAGGACGTCCTCGCCGCGCTACCGGAACTGCCGGTCCTGCACGACGTCGCCGCGCGTGCGGGCGTCGCGCCGGACGAACCGGCCGGGCGCATCGCGGCCGCCGTCGAACTGGCGCTGGAATCCCTGTTCCTGTCGAGGAGACTCGCCAAGGACTCGGACGACTCGACGACCGTCTACGGCCGATGA
- a CDS encoding metallophosphoesterase family protein: MPHLFATSDLHVTHEGNAPLVDEVVPRTPDDWLLVAGDVAERAESVIGVLKTLRERFAKVVWVPGNHELWTTQKDECQLRGQARYEHLVERCREIDVLTPEDPYPVWEHQEKPLTIAPLFVLYDYSWRTPLADGLPMLAAIEQAREAGVLCTDEFFLHPDPYPSRQAWCADRVKISTERLEAIPEDHGTILMSHWPLHRHPTEPLYYPEFALWCGTTETEDWHLRFRAEVAVYGHLHIPRSTEADGVRFEEVSLGYPREWRKRARGPIPLRRIF, translated from the coding sequence GTGCCGCATCTCTTCGCCACCAGCGACCTCCACGTCACCCATGAGGGCAACGCCCCGCTCGTCGACGAGGTCGTCCCCCGGACCCCCGACGACTGGCTGCTCGTGGCCGGTGACGTCGCCGAACGCGCCGAATCCGTGATCGGGGTGCTCAAGACCTTGCGCGAACGTTTCGCGAAGGTCGTCTGGGTACCCGGCAACCACGAGCTGTGGACCACCCAGAAGGATGAATGTCAGCTGCGCGGACAGGCGCGCTACGAGCATCTGGTGGAACGCTGCCGCGAGATCGACGTCCTCACCCCGGAGGACCCGTATCCGGTGTGGGAGCACCAGGAGAAGCCGCTGACGATCGCGCCGCTGTTCGTCCTGTACGACTACAGCTGGCGGACCCCGCTGGCCGACGGGCTGCCGATGCTGGCGGCCATCGAGCAGGCGCGTGAGGCTGGCGTGCTGTGCACGGACGAGTTCTTCCTGCACCCCGATCCGTATCCCAGCAGGCAGGCGTGGTGCGCCGACCGGGTGAAGATCAGCACGGAGCGGCTGGAGGCGATCCCCGAGGACCACGGGACGATCCTCATGTCGCACTGGCCGCTCCACCGCCACCCGACCGAACCGCTGTACTACCCGGAGTTCGCGCTGTGGTGCGGGACGACCGAGACCGAGGACTGGCACCTGCGCTTCCGTGCCGAGGTCGCCGTCTACGGGCATCTGCACATCCCGCGCTCCACGGAGGCGGACGGCGTGCGCTTCGAAGAGGTCTCGCTCGGCTATCCGCGTGAGTGGCGGAAGCGGGCGCGGGGGCCGATCCCGCTGCGGCGCATCTTCTGA
- a CDS encoding MFS transporter codes for MKPLREPAFARLWIAAFFSETAEWMLQIALPVFVFQATGSAATTALSIVLGLVPAVLLSPVAGVIADRWNRRLVLCVVCAGQAFVALPLLFVASGGPVHVIYAVMAAQAGLASLFEPARNALVPELVPPGELIGANGLMSINGSVARLAGGWAGGLLLGFGGLGWVVVAYLGVLVIGSALLARPFHRVAAPKAAGPHEPVWRAWLDGLREIGREGRLRLAGVVVVLTSLAQGMFLVLFVVFVLDILDGTEGDVGLLRGVQALGGLAAGFAVATVARKVAPAALLGWGGLALGLLSAVIWNLPALTASLGVFIGLFGLVGAPGVLAGSGLLSLVQTAASPARSGRVLSTVFAGTAGFTALGALLTGWLLNVLGTGVLLNVQAGLHTLSALIVLGVSASGRLRGKAIPAIPRTG; via the coding sequence ATGAAACCGTTGAGGGAACCCGCGTTCGCGCGGTTGTGGATCGCCGCGTTCTTCTCCGAGACCGCCGAGTGGATGCTGCAGATCGCGCTGCCGGTGTTCGTCTTCCAGGCGACGGGTTCGGCGGCCACCACGGCGTTGAGCATCGTCCTGGGCCTGGTGCCCGCGGTACTGCTGAGCCCGGTCGCCGGCGTGATCGCGGACCGCTGGAACCGGCGGCTGGTGCTGTGCGTGGTGTGCGCGGGACAGGCGTTCGTGGCGCTGCCGCTGCTGTTCGTCGCGTCCGGCGGTCCGGTCCACGTGATCTACGCGGTGATGGCCGCGCAGGCGGGCCTGGCTTCGTTGTTCGAGCCCGCGCGCAACGCGCTCGTCCCCGAACTGGTCCCTCCCGGCGAGCTGATCGGCGCCAACGGCCTGATGAGCATCAACGGCAGCGTCGCTCGGCTCGCCGGTGGCTGGGCGGGCGGTCTCCTGCTCGGGTTCGGCGGCCTGGGCTGGGTCGTGGTCGCCTATCTCGGCGTGCTGGTGATCGGCTCCGCCCTGCTGGCGCGGCCGTTCCATCGTGTCGCGGCGCCGAAAGCGGCCGGACCGCACGAGCCGGTGTGGCGAGCGTGGCTCGACGGGCTTCGCGAGATCGGCCGCGAAGGACGCCTTCGCCTCGCGGGCGTCGTCGTGGTCCTGACTTCGCTGGCGCAAGGGATGTTCCTGGTGCTGTTCGTGGTCTTCGTGCTCGACATCCTCGACGGCACCGAAGGCGACGTCGGCCTCCTGCGCGGCGTACAGGCGCTCGGCGGGCTGGCCGCGGGATTCGCCGTCGCCACCGTCGCCCGCAAGGTCGCGCCCGCCGCACTGCTCGGCTGGGGCGGGCTCGCGCTCGGCCTGCTGTCGGCGGTGATCTGGAACCTGCCCGCGCTGACCGCTTCGCTGGGCGTGTTCATCGGGCTCTTCGGCCTGGTCGGCGCCCCCGGAGTGCTCGCCGGATCCGGACTGCTCTCGCTGGTCCAGACCGCCGCGTCGCCGGCCCGCTCCGGCCGCGTGCTGAGCACCGTTTTCGCCGGGACCGCGGGGTTCACGGCGCTGGGCGCCTTGCTGACCGGCTGGCTGCTGAACGTGCTGGGCACGGGGGTCTTGCTGAACGTCCAGGCGGGTTTGCACACCCTTTCGGCGTTGATCGTGCTGGGCGTGTCGGCGTCGGGAAGGCTGCGCGGTAAGGCAATTCCGGCGATTCCCCGGACCGGGTGA
- a CDS encoding MerR family transcriptional regulator, producing the protein MGYPVGKVAALSGVTVRTLHHYDEIGLLSPSGRTAAGYRSYSDDDLDRLQRVLFYRELGFGLETIAKVIEDPGVDALEHLRRQRALLADRIGELTRMAESVERVIAAKEAGNALTPEERFEVFGEFREPEGYAEEAVRRWGDTPQWQATARPRSKEEWLEAEKSREDWVRRLLAVFDSGAPADSSPAMDLAEEHRRMLAAFMGDCDLTTHRELARLYATEPVQLGFLVREPDQRPGLGEYIRDAVHANADRAAG; encoded by the coding sequence ATGGGGTATCCGGTCGGGAAGGTGGCGGCGCTCTCGGGCGTCACCGTGCGCACACTGCACCACTACGACGAGATCGGCCTCCTGTCCCCGAGCGGGCGGACGGCCGCGGGGTATCGGAGTTACAGCGACGACGACCTCGACCGCCTCCAGCGCGTCCTGTTCTACCGGGAACTCGGCTTCGGCCTCGAAACGATCGCGAAGGTGATCGAAGACCCGGGCGTGGACGCGCTGGAGCACCTGCGGCGTCAGCGCGCGTTGCTCGCCGACCGGATCGGCGAGCTGACGCGGATGGCCGAATCCGTCGAGCGGGTGATCGCGGCGAAGGAGGCCGGGAACGCGCTGACCCCGGAAGAGCGGTTCGAGGTCTTCGGCGAGTTCCGTGAGCCGGAGGGCTACGCGGAGGAGGCCGTCCGTCGTTGGGGTGATACCCCGCAGTGGCAGGCGACGGCCAGGCCGCGGTCCAAGGAGGAATGGCTCGAAGCGGAAAAGAGCCGGGAGGACTGGGTCCGGCGGCTGCTCGCCGTCTTCGACTCCGGCGCGCCCGCCGACAGTTCCCCGGCGATGGACCTCGCCGAAGAACACCGCCGGATGCTCGCGGCGTTCATGGGCGACTGCGACCTCACGACGCACCGCGAGCTCGCCCGGCTCTACGCGACCGAACCGGTCCAGCTCGGCTTCCTGGTGCGCGAGCCGGACCAGCGGCCAGGCCTCGGCGAGTACATCCGGGACGCCGTGCACGCCAACGCGGACCGGGCCGCCGGATAG
- a CDS encoding ABC-F family ATP-binding cassette domain-containing protein, whose protein sequence is MSLSLIAKDLVHSYGARVVLDGVNLTASAGQRLGLVGENGVGKSTLLRLLAGVEEPQGGEVLRGDDLGFLLQELPFPFTARFSDVIDDALAEIRRASARLDELTATLARHPDDAAVLDEYGTVLEWAQAHDLWDADRRAEVVCAGLGLAGIDPARELGTLSGGQRSRLGLAALLIRRPGTLVLDEPTNHLDDAAMEFLEQHLASLTGVLVLSSHDRVFLDAVCTDIVDLDPALGGPTRYGGTYSDYLDQKRAERARWEQRYAEEQDELKELRESVAVTARNVAHNRPQRDNAKMLYDFKTGRVQKQISRRVRNAQLRLDELERDQVRKPPAPLRFQGDLTGEPGEGKTAISVRDIEIAGRLRLATLDVTTTSRLLITGGNGAGKSTLLSVLAGSLTPDSGTVLSGRGVRIGLLAQDVVFAEPEKTAQRTYAEALGEDAPPLRGLGLLAPRDLGTRVGALSVGQRRRLALALLIADPPEVLLLDEPTNHISLTLAEELFTALDSAPGAVVIASHDRWLRRGWAGDHLRLEAGRVAV, encoded by the coding sequence ATGTCTCTTTCCCTGATCGCCAAGGACCTCGTCCACTCCTACGGTGCCCGCGTCGTCCTCGACGGCGTGAACCTGACGGCTTCGGCCGGGCAGCGGCTCGGGCTGGTCGGCGAGAACGGCGTCGGCAAGTCCACGCTCCTGCGCCTGCTGGCCGGAGTGGAAGAGCCGCAGGGCGGCGAGGTGCTCCGCGGCGACGACCTCGGATTCCTCCTCCAAGAGTTGCCGTTCCCGTTCACGGCGCGGTTCTCCGACGTCATCGACGACGCGCTCGCCGAGATCCGGCGAGCGTCGGCGAGGCTCGACGAACTGACCGCGACGCTCGCCCGGCATCCGGACGACGCCGCCGTGCTCGACGAGTACGGCACGGTGCTCGAATGGGCCCAGGCGCACGACCTGTGGGACGCCGACCGGCGCGCCGAGGTCGTGTGCGCGGGGCTCGGGCTGGCCGGGATCGATCCGGCGCGCGAACTGGGCACGCTGTCGGGCGGCCAACGGTCGCGGCTCGGCCTCGCCGCGTTGCTGATCCGGCGGCCGGGCACCCTCGTCCTGGACGAACCGACGAACCATCTCGACGACGCCGCGATGGAGTTCCTCGAACAGCATCTCGCTTCGCTGACCGGTGTCCTCGTGCTGTCGTCGCACGATCGCGTGTTCCTCGACGCGGTCTGCACCGACATCGTCGACCTCGACCCGGCGCTGGGCGGCCCGACCCGGTACGGCGGCACGTATTCCGACTACCTGGACCAGAAACGGGCCGAACGGGCGCGTTGGGAACAGCGTTACGCCGAGGAACAGGACGAGCTCAAGGAACTGCGTGAGTCGGTGGCCGTCACCGCGCGCAACGTCGCGCACAACCGGCCGCAGCGCGACAACGCCAAGATGCTCTACGACTTCAAGACCGGGAGGGTGCAGAAGCAGATCTCACGCCGGGTCCGCAACGCCCAGCTGCGGCTGGACGAACTGGAACGCGATCAGGTGCGGAAACCACCCGCGCCGCTGCGGTTCCAGGGCGATCTGACCGGCGAGCCCGGCGAGGGGAAGACGGCGATCTCGGTACGGGACATCGAGATCGCGGGGCGGCTGCGGCTGGCGACCTTGGATGTCACGACCACGTCGAGGCTCCTGATCACCGGCGGCAACGGCGCCGGGAAGTCGACGCTGCTGTCCGTCCTCGCCGGCTCACTGACCCCTGACTCCGGCACCGTCCTTTCCGGACGCGGCGTGCGGATCGGCCTGCTGGCACAGGACGTCGTGTTCGCCGAGCCGGAGAAGACCGCGCAACGGACCTACGCCGAAGCCCTCGGCGAGGACGCTCCCCCGTTGCGTGGGCTGGGTCTGCTGGCCCCGCGTGATCTCGGGACCCGGGTGGGCGCGTTGTCCGTCGGGCAGCGACGGCGGCTCGCGCTGGCACTGCTCATCGCCGACCCGCCGGAGGTGCTCCTGCTGGACGAGCCGACGAACCACATCTCGCTCACCTTGGCCGAGGAGTTGTTCACCGCGCTCGATTCCGCGCCGGGTGCCGTCGTCATCGCGTCTCACGATCGGTGGCTGCGGCGCGGTTGGGCGGGCGACCACCTTCGGCTGGAAGCAGGTCGCGTCGCCGTGTAG
- the mshC gene encoding cysteine--1-D-myo-inosityl 2-amino-2-deoxy-alpha-D-glucopyranoside ligase, which translates to MQTWSSVDVPRIPGTPRPLRLHDTATGQIRPTAPGPTARMYVCGITPYDATHLGHAATYLTFDLVNRLWRDAGHEVHYVQNVTDIDEPLLERAERDKDDWVVLGMRETALFREDMTALRVLPPRQFVGAVESIPEIVEVIAKLLANGSAYRADDAEYPDIYFDHNATGHFGSESNYDAETMAKFFAERGGDPDRPGKQHPLDALLWRMARPGEPSWESELGEGRPGWHIECSAIAVNRLGLGFDVQGGGSDLIFPHHEYSAAHAEAVAGDRPFARHYVHAGMIGLDGEKMSKSRGNLVFVSRLRADKVDPGTIRLALFAGHYREDRPWTEQLHADAEAQLARWRDAVSLATGPAAEDTVARLRDHLTDDLDTPKALAAVDAWVEQALNRSGTDPAAPGLIRNAVDALLGIEL; encoded by the coding sequence ATGCAGACTTGGTCATCGGTCGACGTGCCCCGTATCCCCGGCACCCCCCGTCCGCTGCGGCTCCACGACACCGCGACGGGACAGATCCGTCCCACCGCGCCCGGGCCCACCGCCCGGATGTACGTCTGCGGCATCACGCCGTACGACGCCACCCATCTGGGGCACGCGGCCACGTACCTGACGTTCGACCTGGTGAACCGCCTGTGGCGGGACGCCGGGCACGAAGTCCACTACGTGCAGAACGTGACGGACATCGACGAGCCCCTGTTGGAGCGCGCCGAGCGCGACAAGGACGACTGGGTCGTCCTCGGCATGCGTGAGACGGCGCTGTTCCGCGAGGACATGACCGCGTTGCGGGTGCTGCCGCCGCGGCAGTTCGTCGGGGCCGTCGAGAGCATCCCGGAGATCGTCGAGGTCATCGCCAAACTGCTGGCCAACGGCAGCGCCTACCGCGCGGACGACGCGGAGTACCCGGACATCTACTTCGACCACAACGCGACCGGGCATTTCGGTTCCGAGTCGAACTACGACGCCGAGACCATGGCGAAGTTCTTCGCCGAACGCGGCGGCGACCCGGACCGTCCCGGCAAGCAGCACCCGCTGGACGCGCTGCTGTGGCGGATGGCGCGGCCGGGCGAGCCGTCGTGGGAGTCCGAACTGGGCGAGGGCAGGCCCGGCTGGCATATCGAGTGCAGCGCGATCGCGGTCAACCGGCTCGGTCTCGGCTTCGACGTCCAGGGCGGCGGCTCGGATCTGATCTTCCCCCACCACGAGTACAGCGCCGCGCACGCGGAGGCCGTCGCGGGGGACAGGCCGTTCGCGCGGCACTACGTGCACGCCGGGATGATCGGCCTCGACGGCGAGAAGATGTCGAAGTCGCGCGGGAACCTCGTGTTCGTCTCGCGGCTGCGCGCCGACAAGGTCGACCCCGGCACGATCCGGCTCGCGCTGTTCGCCGGCCACTACCGCGAGGACCGGCCGTGGACCGAACAGTTGCACGCGGATGCCGAAGCACAGCTGGCGCGTTGGCGTGACGCTGTCTCTCTCGCCACTGGCCCGGCCGCGGAGGACACCGTCGCGCGGCTGCGTGACCACCTCACCGACGACCTCGACACGCCCAAGGCGCTCGCGGCCGTCGACGCCTGGGTGGAGCAGGCGCTGAACCGCTCCGGCACCGACCCGGCCGCGCCCGGGCTGATCCGGAACGCGGTCGACGCGCTCCTCGGCATCGAGCTCTGA
- a CDS encoding TetR/AcrR family transcriptional regulator, with amino-acid sequence MPKQVDHRGRREAIARALWRVVEQRGVTQLTMRVVAQEAGMSLGQLQHYFASRTDMLSFAMDFASEQTSARVQQGLERLGDRPHPRDVLRLTLAEMLPLNPDARATSRMSAAYVLEALHDEAVHEQARRGLVQGRALVEQLVRQAIADGHIDSGRDPATETDLLLALTGFTSLIELDVIKPQDALAAIDVHLDRLFRTT; translated from the coding sequence ATGCCGAAACAGGTGGATCACCGCGGACGCCGCGAAGCGATCGCCCGCGCACTGTGGCGGGTGGTGGAGCAGCGCGGCGTCACCCAGCTGACGATGCGCGTGGTGGCGCAGGAGGCGGGCATGTCACTCGGGCAGCTGCAGCACTACTTCGCCTCCAGGACCGACATGCTCTCCTTCGCCATGGATTTCGCGTCCGAGCAGACCTCGGCGCGCGTACAGCAGGGGCTCGAAAGACTCGGTGACCGTCCGCATCCCCGTGACGTGCTGCGACTGACGTTGGCGGAAATGCTGCCCCTGAATCCCGACGCCCGCGCGACCAGCCGGATGAGCGCCGCCTACGTTTTGGAGGCGCTGCACGACGAGGCCGTGCACGAGCAGGCACGCCGCGGCCTCGTCCAAGGGCGGGCCCTCGTCGAGCAGCTGGTCCGCCAGGCGATCGCGGACGGGCACATCGACTCCGGCCGCGACCCGGCGACCGAGACCGACCTGCTCCTCGCCCTCACCGGCTTCACGTCCCTGATCGAACTCGACGTGATCAAGCCCCAGGACGCGCTCGCCGCGATCGACGTGCACCTGGACCGGCTGTTCAGGACCACGTGA